Part of the Natronobacterium gregoryi SP2 genome, TGATGGGGTATTTCGGTCTGGTCGGCAAACTCCAGCGGTTCCTGTCGCCGGTCGTCATCGCACCGACGATCGCACTGATCGGGCTGTCACTTTTCGATGCAGGCCAGATCACGTCGCCCGATCAAAGCTGGTGGTTGCTCGGACTGACGCTCGTGTTGATCGTCCTGTTCTCGCAGTATCTCGACCTCAAGCACAAGGCGTTTCGGCTGTACCCGGTCATTCTGGCGATAGCGATCGCCTGGCTTCTCGCCGCCGTCATGTCGTGGATGGATCTCCTGGTGGGCGACCACCCCGGCTACGTCCCGCTCGGCGAGGTCACCGACGCATCACTCCTCTTGCCGATCTATCCGTTCCAGTGGGGCGTTCCGGAGTTTACGACCGCGTTTATCATCGGAATGTTCGCCGGCGTGCTCGCTTCGATCGTCGAGAGCATCGGTGACTACTACGCCGTTGCAAACCTGACCGGCTCGGCAGCACCCAGCGAGCGACGCATCAACCACGGGATCGGGATGGAAGGCCTGATGAACATCTTCTCGGGGATCATGGGCACCGGTGGCTCGACCTCGTACTCCGAGAACGTCGGCGCGATCGGCCTGACCGGCGTCGCCTCCCGGTACGTCGTCCAGATCGGGGCACTCGTCATGCTGGTCGCCGGCTTCGTCGGTTACTTCGGCCAGGTGATCGCGACGATCCCCGACCCGATCGTCGGCGGCCTCTTTATCGCCATGTTCGCCCAGATCGTCGCCGTCGGCATAGGAAACCTCCGACACGTCGATCTCGACTCCTCGAGGAACGTCTTCGTCATCGGCTTTGCCCTGTTCGTCGGGCTGGCGATCCCCGAATACATGGCCAACTTCGAGAACACGCTCGTGTTCCGTGACGCAGTCGGCATCGAGGCGACGCTCGCGCCGCTGCTCGGGATGGAACTGATCGCCGGCACCGCCCTCGCAGGCTGGCTCGAGGCCACCGCGCTCGCGGTCGTCGATACCGTCTTCATCATCGGCTCGACGGGGATGGCGATCGGTGGCCTCGCAGCGCTTTTCCTCGACAACACGATCCCTGGCACGCGGGAGGAACGCGGTCTCGCTCAGTGGGATCGACTCACCGAAGACGACAGCGAGTTCGAACCGTTCTGGGAACGGTGGGCCGATTCCGACGACACCCCAAGCGAAACTACCCGCGAGAGCTGATACGGACTGTTGTCCCGATGTACCGACGCGATCCCAGGACTGGTCACGGTCGCGCCGGAACCGACTGACACCGGTCCGTGTGACCGTTCGCTCGTGTTTCCACGTTGCGACGGATACCCAGAGAGCTAAACGTCGCCGCCCCGCAGACGATGACGATGACGACCCTTCCACTCGAGGACGGTTCCCTCTGGTACGAGGTCCACGGTGACGGCGAGACCACACTGGTGTTCGTCCACGGCGGCTGGCTGAACGGCCGCACCTGGAAGCCACAGGTCGAGCACTTCGCCGACGACTACCGAGTCGTCACGCTCGACGTGCGTGGCCACGGGAACACCGGGTCGACCGACGCCGACGAGTATTCGATCGAACTGTTCGCAGACGACCTCGAGACGCTGCTTTCACATCTCGAGAACGACGAGAAACCGATTCTCTGTGGGCTCTCGCTCGGATCGATGATCCTCCAGGAGTACCTGTCTCGCCACCCCGACCGGGCGGCAGGTGTGATTCTCGGGGGCGCGGTGCGGTCGATGCCGCCAGTCGACGTCCCACGGGGACTCGAGCCGTTTTTCTCGCCGATGCCGGCGCTTTCGACGTCGCTGTCGATGACTGGCCCACAGTCGACTTTTCGATCGCTGCTGTACTCGATTCGGGCGACGACGGGCGAACAGTGGCTGTCGGTCGATCCGGACGTCCGGGCAGCGGCGATGGAGGCCGTCGGCGAAATCTCTCGCACGGAGTTTCGGAAGGTCTTCGAGGCGCTCTTTCGATACGATCCGCCGGAGCTAGCCGACGTTGGAACGCCGACGCTGGTCGTCCACGGCGACCAGGAAGCACCGCCGGTCAAACGACAGGGACAGGTGATCGCGTCGACGGTCGAGGACGGGCGACACCTCGTCCTGTCGGAGTCGGGTCATCTCGTCAATCAGGACCGGCCGCGAGCGTTCAACGACGTCAGCGCGAAGTTCGTGGGCAGTCTCGCGGTGTAGGGGCGTACGTTCGGGCGTTCCAGACAGTCACTCACGCCGTGACAACAATTTTTGGCGACAAAGTCAACTCTCCGGGGACACGATTGCGTTGCGTCACCGCGGCGTGGTACTAACTGTCCTTTCGGACTCGAGAACCTATGAGCAGTCACAGCCCGGATACGGGGTTCGACGCGGCGAGCGTCGCGCCGATGAGCGAGCGGTGGTCCAGCATCTCGAAACACGTTCTGAACAGCTACGTCGAGGCGAACAACGCGCTCCTCGCGACGATGGGAGTGTCACCATCGACCTCGACCGGGTCGGAACCGGAGCGGAAAGCCGAGACTGCGTCGGAACCTCCGGTGACCGAACTCTCCTTTGGCGACGAGACGTGGCTGATGGAACGATCGACCGACGAGGACGACGATCTCGGCGTCGGAGACTACGTCCGCTTTACCAAACCGATCGCGGACGCCGACGTTTCCGCGTTCGCGACCGCTTCGGGCGATACGAACCGACTCCACCTTGAGGAGGCATTCGCGGACGGGACGCAGTTCGACGGCCGCATCGCACACGGAACGCTCGTCGCTGGGACGATCAGCGCTGCACTGGCTCGTTTCCCCGGCGTGACGGTCTACCTCTCCCAGGACCTCGAGTTTCTCGCACCCGTCGAGATCGGCGACACTGTGACCGCAGAGTGTGAGATCCTCGAGACGCTGGGCGACGACCGATACCGCCTTCGGACGCAGGTGTCGGCTGCACCAGCCGACGGCGAGGGCCAAACGGTGATCGACGGCGAAGCCGTCGTCGCGATCACGCCGGCACCGGACGGGTAGCGACGAGCGCGGAGACACCCGACTCGCATCGGCCGGGCGACCCTGCAGGACCACGATGACGACCCGGGACTGCGAGTCGGACGCAACGGTCGGTCTGGAGACTGCTGGCGATGCAGCTTTGAGGGACGTCCGTCGACGACTTGCTCACGTTCGAGCGACTGGGTCACGCGGGCGTTCGTATCGAAACCGACGGCAGAACGGTCGTCTACGTCGCTCCCTGGGGCGACGTGCTCGAGGGCGCGCTGGGGGACGGCGACGCCGTGTTCGTCACTCGTGACGACTTCGATCACTACGATGTCAGCGCGATCGAGGCCGTCTCCGCGAACGGCGCAACGGTCGCCGTCTACGAGGCAGTCAACACGACGACCCTCGAACGAGAAGTCGTCGACCAGCCCTCCGACGATGAGACGACGGCCGAGGGCCACGATGGATCGACACGAGGCCGCCGACTTCACGCACAGCGTCGATCCAGAGCTGGGACTGTCGGTCCACTCCGACACGTTCGATCCCATCGCAATCGATGCCGGCGCGTTCGTGGAGAGACTCGAGAACGAAGGGATACACGTCGAACTGTTCTGGGAGTGAGCACATCGATCCATTGGCGCATCCGTCTGGCGCGTGATCGGGCCGGCGGGGTCTAGCGGTCGGTTGGCGACTCGAGGGCGGGGCCTAGCGGACGGTCGTGGTCAGCAGTCGTCCTCGTCGTCTTCTTCGACCGAGGCGATCGCGTCTGCGACCTCCGAATCGGTCGCTTCGGACGGCTGCTCGTCGGTTGGAGTCTCGTCGCTCATCGGGGCGTTACTACATGGCGTCGACGATTCAATGTTGGCGTCGGTTTCGATCGCTGCAACTCGCGGCCGCGGTCGCTCGTCCGGGTTGCTGTCCGCCATTTCTGGTGTGGCCGCGCCCGAAGCGGTTGTACCGGAGTATCGGTACAGCATTCCGTCTCATACGGATTACTGTACCGATTTACCGGCGCAACCGCCGCCCGGGTCGCGGTTGTGCCGGAAATGACTTACAGTGAACCGTCTCAGTCGTCCGCGAGTTTCCCGTTGAGGACCTTCGCTGCGGTAAGAATCGGGTCCCAGACTGGACTAAACGGCGGTGCGTACGCCAGATCGAGATTCTGGAGTTCCGGAACGGTTAGTTCGGCGTGGAGTGCGGTCGCCACCGTATCGATTCGCTTGGTCCCTTCCTCACCGACGAGGCTGGCACCGAGGACGCGTTCGCTCTCGCGGTCGGCGACCAGCGTCACCGCGAGGTCGGTCGCTCCGGGATAGTAGTGGGGGCGCGTGGGTGCTTCGATGGTTACCGAGAGAGGAGCGAAGCCGGCCTCTCGTGCACGCTCCGAGTCGACGAGACCGGTTCGGGCCGCACCCAGGTCGAACGCCTTGACGATCGCCGTTCCCGCCGTCCCGCCGGTCGGCGTCGGGTCGCCCGCGACAGTCGTCCCGATTGCCCGTCCTGCACGGTTCGCGGTCAGCGCGAGCGGGACGTGATCGGGGTCGCCGGTGACGACGTTCGTCGCTTCGGCGCAGTCGCCCGCCGCGAACACGTTCTCGGCGTTCGTCCGCCCGTACTCGTCGGTCGCGATAGCGCCCGTCGGTCCGAGTTCGATCCCGGCCGCCTCGGCCAGTTCGACGCTCGGTGCGACGCCGACGCCGACGACGACGAGTTCCGCCGGAGACGAGCCGTCTTCGAGGTCGACGCGTTCGACCCGATCGTCGCCCGAAAAGCCCTGGACTGCGGTCTCGAGGTGGAGGTCGACGCCTTGGTCGCGGAGGTGGTCCTCGACGGTCCGGGCCGTCTCCTCCCCGAACGGTTGGAGCGTCCGGGGGAGCATCTCGAAGATCGAAACGTCGACGCCACGTTCGACGAGCGCCTCGGCCATCTCGATGCCGACGTAGCCCCCGCCGACGATCGCGGCAGTCTCGGGGTCGCGTTCGGTGACGTAGCTTTCGATCGCGTCGGCCTCGTCCATGCTCCGGAGCGTGAACACGCCCTCGAGGTCGACGCCGTCGAACGGCGGTTCGATCGCGCGTGCACCGGTTCCGATCAGCAGTGTTCCGTACGGCTGTTCGAATCGGTCGCCGTCGGCGTCGACAGTGACGGTCTTCGCCTCCCGGTCGATTGCCACGACCTCGTGACCCGTCCGGAGGTCGACGTCGCGTTGCTCGCGGAACTCCTCGGGCGTCACCGCCACGAGGTCTTCGAGTTCCTCGACGGTCCCTTTCACGTGATACGGCATCCCACAGGCCGCATACGAGACCCACTCGCCTCTCTCGAAGACGATCACCTCGAGATCGGGGTCTTCGCGTTTCGCCTTGCTTGCGGCGCTCATTCCGGCTGCGTCGCCACCGACGATGACGAAGGGGTCGTCCATACGGGACGTACGGCGGCCACCGAGTAAAGTATTTCGCAATATACACAATTCCATCTGGCTGCCGATTCGACCGGAGCGAGTGCGACCCAGGACACAGTTCGGTCGCGACTAGACCAGTAGCTGGACGTCCGATTCGGCCATGTGTTGGAGTGCGGTCGCCGCGCCGACGCCGGTAACGACGCCGTCGTAGAAGTCGTCCTCGTCGTAGTCCATCAGGTCGATCGTCATCTGACAGGCCTGGAGTTCGACGCCCTGGTCGACCGAAAGGTCGATCAACTCCTCGATGGTGGCCGTATCGTTGTCGTCGATCTTCTTCTCCATCAGCTTCGTCGCCATTGCGTCCATTCCGGGCAGTGCCGCGAGCGCGTTCGGCATCGGCATGTTCGGGTTACCGACGGCGCTCAGTTTGAGGCTCTTGGAGTTTTCCTCGTGGAGGATGTCCAGCCCCCAGAACGTATGGAAGACGACGACATCCCAGTCGAAAGCAGCGGCCGTACTCGCGAGAATCAAGGGTGGATACGCCATATCCAGGGTCCCCTTGGTAGCGATGATCGTCATCTTCTTGCCGCCGTCGTCGTCTGTCTCAGCGACCGACTCCTCGAGTTCGTCGACTCGATCGCGAAGTTCCTGTAGCTCCGCGGCGTCGAACTCGTCGGTCGATGACGTTTGCGTGTCCGTGCTCATGTTACGCTGTTTTTTCGACGTAGTGCGTGTAGACGTCGTCCCCCTCGACTTGCTCGAGAAGTTCGACTCCGTTCGTCCCTGTTGCCCAGCCCTGGATGTCGCTCATGCTACCCGAGTCGGTCGCGACGACCTCTAGCACGTCGCCTGTCTCGAGGTCGTCGATCGCTTGCTTGGTTTTGACGACGGGCATCGGGCAGGACTGTCCTTTTACGTCGAGCGTCTCCGTGGTGTCGTATTCCGAACTCATAGGTTATCTGTGTGCTCTATATTGGAGCTATCACACAATATTGACTACATCTATAAAAACGTGTCGGTTATTGTCCCCATACTGAAAAACCGTTATCCGAAGGGAATCGTCGCTCGTGTCTTAGCAGGGTTAAAAAGTGTTACGCGTGTATCTGTACCGAACCAGGTTGCAGGACCAGATATAATATTGTGCTTTTTAGGGAATACTATGCAAACTCTTAAGTGTGGTCGACCGGTACACGAAACTGTACAACATGGACGATATGGACTTTCCAACACCGGACGTCGACGTCGAATCGGTGACGCCGGACGAACTGAAATCCCAGATCGATTCCGGTGACGAAGTCACGATCCTCGACACTCGTATGGAATCCGACTACGACGAGTGGCGGATCGACGGAGCAAACGTCGAGTCGATCAACGTTCCCTACTTCGAGTTCCTCGAGGACGAGATCGACGACGATGTCCTCGAGCGCGTTCCGAACGACCGCGACATAACGGCCCTCTGTGCGAAGGGTGGTGCAAGCGAGTACGTCGCGGGTGCGCTGAAAGAGCGTGACTACGACGTCGATCACCTCGAGGACGGGATGAACGGGTGGGCACGCATTTACGAGGCCGTCGAAGTCGAGCGCTACGACGGCCCCGGCACGCTCTTGCAGTACCAGCGTCCCTCCTCGGGCTGTCTCGGCTACTTCGTCTACGACGACGGCGACGCAGCCGTGATCGATCCGCTCCGTGCGTTCACGGACCACTACCTCGAGGACGCCGAGAAACTCGGCGTCGACCTGCAGTACGCGATCGACACGCACGTCCACGCGGATCACATCTCGGGGGTTCGTACACTCGCCGCGGCGGGCGTCGAGGGCGTCATCCCCGAGGCGTCGGTTGATCGCGGCGTCACCTACGCCGACGAGACGACGTTGGTCGAGGACGGCGACGAGTTCCAGGTTGGCGACGCCACCATCGAGACGATCGCCACGCCCGGCCACACCTCCGGGATGACGTCGTACCTGATCGGCGACTCGCTGCTCGCCTCCGGCGACGGCTTGTTCGTCGAGAGCGTCGCCCGACCCGACTTAGAGGAAGGCGACGACGGCGCGCCCGAGGCCGCCACACAGCTCTACGAGTCGCTCCAGGAGCGCGTGCTCACTCTGCCCGACGACACGCTGATCGGCGGCGCTCACTACAGCGACGCAGCCGAACCCGCTGCGGACGGCACCTACACGGCACCGATCGGCCAGCTCGAGGCGGAGATGGACGCCCTGACGATGGACGAAGGCGAGTTCGCCGAACTGATCCTCTCGGACATGCCGCCCCGACCGGCAAACTACGAGGAGATCATCCCGACGAATCTCGGCCAGCAAGAGGCGACCGACGACGAGGCGTTCGAACTCGAACTCGGTCCGAACAACTGCGCCGCCAGCCAGGAGTCGCTGGCGGGTGACTGACACGACTCACCAGCCGAATGGTAACTGAACTCTTCGCACCCGCGCTGTACGAGGCCCTGTTCCCCGCCGGCATCAGCCGGTACGCCGTCGGTGGACTGCTCGTCGGTCTCGGTGCCGTCGTCATCTACCTCGGCACCGGCATTCCCGCAGGGGCGAGTACGTTCCTCGAGTCGACGCTGTCGTACGTCTCCGACCAGTCGCGGTTCCAGCGGTACGTCAGTTCGCGGGACTGGCGGGTCGTCTTCACGCTCGGCATCGTCGCCGGCGCGTTCGGCTACGCGCTGACCTTCCAGTCCGGCCTGGTCTCGAGCGGCCTCTACGAGTCGGGAACGACCGGGCAACTGTACGATGTCGCCGGGTTCTCGTTCTGGTCGACCGACGTCCAGCCCTGGCGGCTGTTCATCGGCGGTGTGCTCGTCGGGATCGGCACCCGAATCGGCAAGGGCTGTACCTCGGGCCACGGCGTCTGTGGCGTCGGCTCGGGCTCGAAGACGTCGATCGTCGGCGTGATTACCTTCTTGATCGTGGCGATCGGAACGGCCCAGGTCGTCATGGCACTGGGGGTGAGTCCGTGAGCGAGAGCCGATCGGGGGAAGGGTCTCAAAAATGCGAACGAGGAGGTGACGACCCGTGAGCAGCATGAGCCAGCAACGTCATCCCCTGTTCGTGCCGCTGATCTTCGTCGGCGG contains:
- a CDS encoding DsrE/DsrF/DrsH-like family protein — encoded protein: MSTDTQTSSTDEFDAAELQELRDRVDELEESVAETDDDGGKKMTIIATKGTLDMAYPPLILASTAAAFDWDVVVFHTFWGLDILHEENSKSLKLSAVGNPNMPMPNALAALPGMDAMATKLMEKKIDDNDTATIEELIDLSVDQGVELQACQMTIDLMDYDEDDFYDGVVTGVGAATALQHMAESDVQLLV
- a CDS encoding uracil-xanthine permease family protein, whose amino-acid sequence is MSGEQTDDIERTADEGIEYGIDDRPPLGESTVLGIQHYLTMIGANIAVPLILADAMGMPGDITAQFVGTFFVVSGIATLAQTTFGNRYPIVQGAPFSMLAPALAIVAVVTTGGVAGQPDWQAALLQLQGAIIVAAAVQVLMGYFGLVGKLQRFLSPVVIAPTIALIGLSLFDAGQITSPDQSWWLLGLTLVLIVLFSQYLDLKHKAFRLYPVILAIAIAWLLAAVMSWMDLLVGDHPGYVPLGEVTDASLLLPIYPFQWGVPEFTTAFIIGMFAGVLASIVESIGDYYAVANLTGSAAPSERRINHGIGMEGLMNIFSGIMGTGGSTSYSENVGAIGLTGVASRYVVQIGALVMLVAGFVGYFGQVIATIPDPIVGGLFIAMFAQIVAVGIGNLRHVDLDSSRNVFVIGFALFVGLAIPEYMANFENTLVFRDAVGIEATLAPLLGMELIAGTALAGWLEATALAVVDTVFIIGSTGMAIGGLAALFLDNTIPGTREERGLAQWDRLTEDDSEFEPFWERWADSDDTPSETTRES
- a CDS encoding MBL fold metallo-hydrolase yields the protein MDDMDFPTPDVDVESVTPDELKSQIDSGDEVTILDTRMESDYDEWRIDGANVESINVPYFEFLEDEIDDDVLERVPNDRDITALCAKGGASEYVAGALKERDYDVDHLEDGMNGWARIYEAVEVERYDGPGTLLQYQRPSSGCLGYFVYDDGDAAVIDPLRAFTDHYLEDAEKLGVDLQYAIDTHVHADHISGVRTLAAAGVEGVIPEASVDRGVTYADETTLVEDGDEFQVGDATIETIATPGHTSGMTSYLIGDSLLASGDGLFVESVARPDLEEGDDGAPEAATQLYESLQERVLTLPDDTLIGGAHYSDAAEPAADGTYTAPIGQLEAEMDALTMDEGEFAELILSDMPPRPANYEEIIPTNLGQQEATDDEAFELELGPNNCAASQESLAGD
- a CDS encoding FAD-dependent oxidoreductase, which gives rise to MDDPFVIVGGDAAGMSAASKAKREDPDLEVIVFERGEWVSYAACGMPYHVKGTVEELEDLVAVTPEEFREQRDVDLRTGHEVVAIDREAKTVTVDADGDRFEQPYGTLLIGTGARAIEPPFDGVDLEGVFTLRSMDEADAIESYVTERDPETAAIVGGGYVGIEMAEALVERGVDVSIFEMLPRTLQPFGEETARTVEDHLRDQGVDLHLETAVQGFSGDDRVERVDLEDGSSPAELVVVGVGVAPSVELAEAAGIELGPTGAIATDEYGRTNAENVFAAGDCAEATNVVTGDPDHVPLALTANRAGRAIGTTVAGDPTPTGGTAGTAIVKAFDLGAARTGLVDSERAREAGFAPLSVTIEAPTRPHYYPGATDLAVTLVADRESERVLGASLVGEEGTKRIDTVATALHAELTVPELQNLDLAYAPPFSPVWDPILTAAKVLNGKLADD
- a CDS encoding alpha/beta fold hydrolase; this encodes MTTLPLEDGSLWYEVHGDGETTLVFVHGGWLNGRTWKPQVEHFADDYRVVTLDVRGHGNTGSTDADEYSIELFADDLETLLSHLENDEKPILCGLSLGSMILQEYLSRHPDRAAGVILGGAVRSMPPVDVPRGLEPFFSPMPALSTSLSMTGPQSTFRSLLYSIRATTGEQWLSVDPDVRAAAMEAVGEISRTEFRKVFEALFRYDPPELADVGTPTLVVHGDQEAPPVKRQGQVIASTVEDGRHLVLSESGHLVNQDRPRAFNDVSAKFVGSLAV
- a CDS encoding sulfurtransferase TusA family protein, producing the protein MSSEYDTTETLDVKGQSCPMPVVKTKQAIDDLETGDVLEVVATDSGSMSDIQGWATGTNGVELLEQVEGDDVYTHYVEKTA
- a CDS encoding YeeE/YedE family protein — translated: MVTELFAPALYEALFPAGISRYAVGGLLVGLGAVVIYLGTGIPAGASTFLESTLSYVSDQSRFQRYVSSRDWRVVFTLGIVAGAFGYALTFQSGLVSSGLYESGTTGQLYDVAGFSFWSTDVQPWRLFIGGVLVGIGTRIGKGCTSGHGVCGVGSGSKTSIVGVITFLIVAIGTAQVVMALGVSP
- a CDS encoding MaoC family dehydratase, which codes for MSSHSPDTGFDAASVAPMSERWSSISKHVLNSYVEANNALLATMGVSPSTSTGSEPERKAETASEPPVTELSFGDETWLMERSTDEDDDLGVGDYVRFTKPIADADVSAFATASGDTNRLHLEEAFADGTQFDGRIAHGTLVAGTISAALARFPGVTVYLSQDLEFLAPVEIGDTVTAECEILETLGDDRYRLRTQVSAAPADGEGQTVIDGEAVVAITPAPDG